The following DNA comes from Pseudomonadota bacterium.
CCAGAAAGTTGAATTAAGATTTTCAGTTGTTTTCTTCCAGCATTTTCATTACGCCCGGAAAAGCGGCCGTATCGGTGTGGGGCAGAAACAGGGCCGCCACATATTCATCCATGAATTTCATGTTATTTGCCAGTTCAATATTAGTCATCATATCTGAAACCCGCTGGGCATCCTTCATCATCTCTCGGGAAAAAGAAACCAGCCTGGCACCCAGGAGAGCTCCATTGCCCACAAACATGAATTTATCTGTCGGTAATTCAGGTAACAGACCGATAAAAATGGCTCTTTCTAAATTAATAAACTGGCCAAAGCCACCGGCGATTATCACCCGATCCAAATCGTTGAAGCTCAAACCCACGCTTTCCAGCAGGATACGACAGCCGGCGTAAATGGCCCCCTTGGTGCGGATAAGATTGTCAAGATCTCCTTCGGTCAGGACAATATCGCCAATTCCCTCGGCAGCCTGTTCCGCCGAAACCAGAACAAATTCCCAGCCATTATCTCTTTCACGTATCCTTGGAGTCTTTAAGGTGCGGTCAAATTTTCCGTTGGGTTCAATAATTCCGGTCAGCAAGAGTTCAGCTGCTGCATCAATGAGGCCGGAGCCGCAGATTCCCAGCGGTTTCTGGTTGCCGATGGTGATAACCATGGGTTCATAGGTCTCTGGATTGATCCGTACCTGTTCAATGGCACCCCGGGAAGCGCGCATGCCATTTTTCACCCCGCCCCCTTCAAAAGCCGGGCCGGCGGAACAGGAAGTACA
Coding sequences within:
- a CDS encoding ATP-binding protein; the encoded protein is CTSCSAGPAFEGGGVKNGMRASRGAIEQVRINPETYEPMVITIGNQKPLGICGSGLIDAAAELLLTGIIEPNGKFDRTLKTPRIRERDNGWEFVLVSAEQAAEGIGDIVLTEGDLDNLIRTKGAIYAGCRILLESVGLSFNDLDRVIIAGGFGQFINLERAIFIGLLPELPTDKFMFVGNGALLGARLVSFSREMMKDAQRVSDMMTNIELANNMKFMDEYVAALFLPHTDTAAFPGVMKMLEENN